CGCGTGCCGCCCCGTATAGCACCGCATCAGATCGTGATCCTGCCGATGTTGCGCGACAAGGAAGGCGATGCCGATCTGATTTCCTATTGCGAGAAGCTGCGCATGGGTCTGACCGATCAAAGCGCGTTCCGCGAGCCGATCCGCGTGTTACTGGACAGCAAGCCCGGCAAGGTTGCGCAAAAGCGGTGGGACTGGGTGCGCAAGGGCGCGCCGATCATCGTCGAGGTCGGCCCGCGCGATATGGAGGGCGGCAACGTCTCCGTCCTGCGCCGCGATCGCCTGTGGCGCGAAGACGGCAAGCCCGATTTCGACATCCAGACCCGCGACGATTTCCTGTTCTGCGCCGCGGGCACGCTAGAGGCGATCCAGAAGAACCTGTTTGAACAGGCGAAGAAGCGCCGCGACGACAATATCCGTCGCGACATCGCCGATTTCGACGCGCTGACCGCGCACTATGCCGATGGCAACGACAAGCCGGGCTGGGTCGAACTGGCATGGTCGCGCCCGACCGGGGCGGACCTTGATGCCGTGGTAGAGAAGCTGAAGTCGCTGAAGTTGACGATCCGCAACACGCCGATGGATGCGGGCAAGCCGGAGAAGCCGTGCTTCTTCACCGGTGCGGATTCGGTCGAAACGATCTACGTCGGTCGTTCCTACTAAGGCTGGCCGGGGCGCGCCATTGACGCGCCCCGTACCGGATTACTTGGCCTCGCCGCCCTTTTTCAGCTGTTCGCCAAAGGCGTCGAACGAGATGGGGCGACCGAGGAAATCCTCGACCAATTGCGCGGCAGGCTTGGTCCCGCCACCGCCCAGCACCTTGGTGCGATAGTCCATCGCCACTTGCGGAACGCGCAGCCCTGCCTCTTCGAACCGGGTAAACATGTCCGCCGCGATCACCCGCGACCAGCCGTAGGTGTAATAGACCGCCGAATAACCGTTGAGATGGCCGAACCGCGCCTCGTTATGCGTATTCTCGGGGAAGGGCAGCATCGCGTAGGCGTTTACCCATTCCCGATAGGCGTCCGAAATGTTCTCCGGCGCAGGGCCGAGGTGGTAGCGCAGCGAGGCATTGGCATAGCCCGCCTGCGTCCGCTCGTTCTCGCCATTCCCGAAATAGCGCGCGGCCTGCATCTTCTCGACCAGTTCGCGCGGAATTACCTCGCCCTGTTCGTTCTTTGCGAACTTGGCGAGCGTGTCGTAGTCGTAGACCCAGTTCTCCAGCATCTGCGACGGCGCTTCGACGAAATCCCGTTCGGTCGCGACGCCGTTCTGGCCGTACCACTTGTGCCCGCCGCCAAGGATATTGTGGATCAGGTGGCCGAATTCGTGGAGGAACGTTTCCACGTCGCGGTGTTCCATCAACCCGGTGTCGTACCCACCTTTGGGCAGGTTCTGGACCAGCGCGGAAATTGCCGGATTGTCGCCAATGCCGCGCCGGATCGTGACGTGGTTGGCATGGGTATACTTGCCGTCGCGCGGGTGGCTATCGAGGTAGAAATACCCCAGCAGCTTGCCCTTGCCGCGAATGTCGGTGCGGTCGACGATCTTGTAGGTCTGCACATCCTCGTGCCAGACGGAGGTGTCCCACGGCTCGATATCGACCTGAAACAGGTCTTCCACCAGCTGGAACGTACCGTCGCGCACTTTGTCATAGGTGAAGTACTGGCGCACTTCCTGCGGATCGAGCGCGAAACGGTCTTTCTTGACCTGTGTACTGACGTAGGAACCGTTGGAGATGTCCAGCGTGTCGCCCGGCTTGATCTTCTGCAGCATGGCCTGCTTGATCGCGATGTCGCTCTGCGCCGCGGGCAGGGCTGCGGTGGCGACCTTGTCGATCTGGGCCGCCACCTCTTCGGGCGTGGTCAGCATCTTGTCCTCCAACACCATCGCCGCATAGTTGGGACGGCCCAAAAGCTTGGCCAGTTCGTCGCGCGCGTTAAACAGGCGGCGCAGTTCCGCGTCGTTTTCCGGATAGGCGCTGGAATAATAGGTCCGCATCAGCCGTTCGCGCACCAGATCACTTTCGGCATAGGACCGGATCGGCACCCAGTCGGTGGACTTGGTGGTCAGCGTGATCAAGCCGTCCTCGCCCACGGGGTGCGCCTCGAGGAAATCCTCGGGCATGCCCGCAAGTTCGCTGGGCAGGACTTTGATCGACTTGTCGCTCTCGGCAATGTTGCGGTCGAACGCGGCACCCGCGTCGGCGATTTCGGCCTTCAGCTCGGCCACTTTGGCGCGCTTGTCCTCGCTCAGGCCAACGCCGTTGCGGTCGAACGAAGCGATGATTTCTTTCAGGTACAGCTGCGTCGCGGCATCCTCGCCCGATGCGTCAATCGCGTTCAGCCGGTCGTAAAGCGGGCGCGAAAGCTGCATCTTGCCTTCGAATTCTTCGAGCCGCGTTTCGCAATCGCTCCCCGCCGCGCGACGTTCGGCATCAAGCATGACTTCGCGATAGACGGCGAATTCGCCCCACGCGCTGTTCAGGATGTTCGTCATGTCGTCATAGGCGCGCAGGGTCGTATCGACGGTGGACGGACCCTTCTGCTTTTCCATCGCCGCAAGACGACGATCCAGTTCCGAAAGCACCGCATCGCAGCGCGCAGCCAGCGGCGCGGCATCGGCGGCGTCGGCCAGCGGCAGGCCGAGAAAGTCGCGGGGGCTTTGAAAATCGGCGGCAGTGGCGGGAAGGGCGGTCAGACTGGTTGCTCCCATAAGGGCGGCGGAAAAGAGGGCTTTCATGACGGTCCGTACTCGAATTGCGCGCAAGGGGGTAAGCGCTGAAAACTGGTTTAATGTGAAACCGAATAGCGCGGCGGGGATGACTGCGCAATGAAGCAACCGTGTGCAACCGGTACAGCGGCTTGCGCGGGGCGTCGGCCATCGCCAAATAAGGGCCAATGGCCCGTACACCCAAGCGCCCGACCGGCCTGCCCAATAAAGAGCAGGTCATGGAGTTCATCCGCAGTTCCGACACGCCCGCCGGCAAGCGAGAGATCGCCAAGGCCTTCGGGCTGAAGGGGCAGGAGAAGATTGCGCTCAAGGCGCTGCTGAAAGACATGGCAGACGAAGGCCTGATCGACGGCGACCGCCGCGCGTTCCATCGCATGGGCGGCGTGCCCAAGGTGACGGTTTTGCGAGTGGTGGCAATAGAGGAAGGCGACGCGATCGCCATTCCCGACAACTGGCAGCCCGACGACGCCATGCCGCCGCCGCGCATCCGTCTGATCGAAAGCAAGGGCCGCGGCAAATCGCGCCAGATGCCCGCACTGCGCAAGGGTGACCGGGTGCTGGCGCGAACCGAAGAAACCGGCACCGGCTATCTCGCGCACCCGATGAAGAAGCTGCCGCAGGTGCACGACAGCCTGATGGGCGTGGTGGAGATCGATGGCAGCGGCAAGGGCTGGCTCGCGCCCATCGACAAATCGGTGCGGTCGTCGGTGCCCATCGCGGACCTTGGCGGGGCGGAGAAGGGCAACCTTGTGCTGGCCGAACCGGCGGGCAAAAGCCCGCGTGCGGGGGTGCGCGTGGTGGAATTGCTGGGCGATCCGCTGGCGCCCAAGTCCTACTCGCTGATCGCGATCCACAAGCACGACATACCCTATGTCTTCCCGGCAGAGGCACTGTCCGAAGCGGACATCGCCGCGAAACTGCCGCTGAGCGAGGACAAGCGCGAAGACCTTCGTGCGCTGCCCATCGTCGGCATCGATCCCGCCGACGCGCGCGATCATGACGATGCGATCTGGGCCATGCCCGATGACGACCCGGCGAACGCGGGCGGTTGGAAGGCGCTGGTCGCGATTGCCGATGTGTCGTTCTATGTCCGCCCCGGATCGGCCGTTGACCGTGAGGCGCGCAAACGCGGCAATTCGGTCTATTTCCCCGACCGCGTCGTGCCGATGCTGCCCGAGGTTCTGTCTGCCGAAGTATGCTCTTTGGGTGAGGGCGAGGCGCGGGCGGCGATGGCCTGTCACATGACCATCGACCGGGACGGGCGCGTGCGCGACTGGCGCTTTACCCGCGCGATCGTGCAGATCGCCGAAGTCATTGCCTATGAGGATGCGCAGGCACGGATCGACGACGGATCGGCGGCGGATCATCTCAAACACCTTTGGGCCTGCTGGAAGGTGCTTCATGGGGCGAGAGAAGCGCGCGATCCGCTCGATCTCGACCTGCCCGAACGCCGCGTGGTGCTGGACGAAAAGGGCCGTATCGCCGAGATCGCGGTGCGCGAACGGCTGGACGCGCACAAGGTGGTCGAGGAATTCATGATCGCCGCCAATGTCGCGGCGGCCAAGGCGCTGGAGGCAAAGGCCGCGCCGGTCGTCTATCGCGTGCACGAACCGCCGAGCCGGGAAAAGCTGGTCGCATTGAAGGACTATCTCGCGACGATGGATCGCAACCTCGCGCTGGGCCAAGTGATCACGCCTTCGCTGTTCAACCGCCTGATCAAGGACGTGTCGGACGAGGCGGAAAAGGCGTTGGTGATGGAGCAAGTGCTGCGCAGCCAGACGCAGGCCTATTACGGGCCGAAGAACGCCGGGCATTTCGGGCTGGCGCTGGGGTCTTACGCGCACTTCACCTCGCCGATCCGCCGCTATTCGGACCTCTTGGTGCATCGCGCGCTGGTCGAGGCCTATGGCTTGGAACAGCCTAAGCCGAAAGAC
The sequence above is a segment of the Croceicoccus naphthovorans genome. Coding sequences within it:
- a CDS encoding M3 family metallopeptidase, producing the protein MKALFSAALMGATSLTALPATAADFQSPRDFLGLPLADAADAAPLAARCDAVLSELDRRLAAMEKQKGPSTVDTTLRAYDDMTNILNSAWGEFAVYREVMLDAERRAAGSDCETRLEEFEGKMQLSRPLYDRLNAIDASGEDAATQLYLKEIIASFDRNGVGLSEDKRAKVAELKAEIADAGAAFDRNIAESDKSIKVLPSELAGMPEDFLEAHPVGEDGLITLTTKSTDWVPIRSYAESDLVRERLMRTYYSSAYPENDAELRRLFNARDELAKLLGRPNYAAMVLEDKMLTTPEEVAAQIDKVATAALPAAQSDIAIKQAMLQKIKPGDTLDISNGSYVSTQVKKDRFALDPQEVRQYFTYDKVRDGTFQLVEDLFQVDIEPWDTSVWHEDVQTYKIVDRTDIRGKGKLLGYFYLDSHPRDGKYTHANHVTIRRGIGDNPAISALVQNLPKGGYDTGLMEHRDVETFLHEFGHLIHNILGGGHKWYGQNGVATERDFVEAPSQMLENWVYDYDTLAKFAKNEQGEVIPRELVEKMQAARYFGNGENERTQAGYANASLRYHLGPAPENISDAYREWVNAYAMLPFPENTHNEARFGHLNGYSAVYYTYGWSRVIAADMFTRFEEAGLRVPQVAMDYRTKVLGGGGTKPAAQLVEDFLGRPISFDAFGEQLKKGGEAK
- the rnr gene encoding ribonuclease R; its protein translation is MARTPKRPTGLPNKEQVMEFIRSSDTPAGKREIAKAFGLKGQEKIALKALLKDMADEGLIDGDRRAFHRMGGVPKVTVLRVVAIEEGDAIAIPDNWQPDDAMPPPRIRLIESKGRGKSRQMPALRKGDRVLARTEETGTGYLAHPMKKLPQVHDSLMGVVEIDGSGKGWLAPIDKSVRSSVPIADLGGAEKGNLVLAEPAGKSPRAGVRVVELLGDPLAPKSYSLIAIHKHDIPYVFPAEALSEADIAAKLPLSEDKREDLRALPIVGIDPADARDHDDAIWAMPDDDPANAGGWKALVAIADVSFYVRPGSAVDREARKRGNSVYFPDRVVPMLPEVLSAEVCSLGEGEARAAMACHMTIDRDGRVRDWRFTRAIVQIAEVIAYEDAQARIDDGSAADHLKHLWACWKVLHGAREARDPLDLDLPERRVVLDEKGRIAEIAVRERLDAHKVVEEFMIAANVAAAKALEAKAAPVVYRVHEPPSREKLVALKDYLATMDRNLALGQVITPSLFNRLIKDVSDEAEKALVMEQVLRSQTQAYYGPKNAGHFGLALGSYAHFTSPIRRYSDLLVHRALVEAYGLEQPKPKDATIPAHSGLSDRDRASLERVTDAISKTERRAMEAERDTIDRYVAAWLSGKVGETFDTRVTGVQKFGLFATILGFGGDGLVPVSVLGDERFHYDDRAQVLRGERTGTEYRSGDRMKLRLAEANPLTGALKFEPPEFEGRIEPRGGRPQGKPKRQNKTGYMQGKRGRPGNIRHSGKRK